The Nostoc commune NIES-4072 genome includes a window with the following:
- a CDS encoding YciI family protein, giving the protein MKVMVFVKATQDSETGVMPSEQLLTEMGQYNEELARAGILLAAEGFHPSSKGVRVHFSGTDRTVTQGPFTPAQELVAGYWLWQVNSMEEAVAWVKRCPNPMPGDSEIEIRPVFETEDFGEVLTPALREQEDRIRAQLETQQQE; this is encoded by the coding sequence ATGAAAGTCATGGTCTTTGTCAAAGCAACCCAAGACTCCGAAACTGGGGTCATGCCGAGCGAACAGCTTTTAACTGAAATGGGGCAGTACAACGAAGAATTAGCCAGGGCAGGTATCTTGCTCGCCGCTGAGGGGTTTCATCCTAGCTCAAAAGGGGTGCGAGTTCACTTTTCAGGAACCGATCGCACCGTCACCCAGGGACCTTTCACTCCAGCGCAGGAGCTAGTGGCAGGGTACTGGCTATGGCAGGTGAACTCAATGGAAGAGGCAGTTGCTTGGGTAAAGCGCTGCCCTAACCCTATGCCAGGAGACTCCGAGATTGAGATTCGTCCCGTATTCGAGACAGAGGATTTTGGTGAAGTCCTGACACCCGCCTTAAGGGAGCAGGAAGACCGCATTCGCGCTCAACTTGAAACGCAGCAGCAAGAGTAA
- a CDS encoding VOC family protein, translating into MQNNSKITPCLWFDDQAEAAAQFYTSIFRNSKIVHVSRYGDAGQEIHGKPAGAVMTVSFELDGQPFTALNGGPTFKFNEAISFQIFCDTQADVDDYWQKLSAGGDETAQQCGWLKDKYGVSWQIIPRILIELLNHPDAATSQKVTTTMLQMKKIEIDELKRVAAD; encoded by the coding sequence ATGCAAAACAATTCCAAAATCACTCCCTGTTTATGGTTTGATGATCAAGCCGAAGCCGCCGCTCAGTTTTATACGTCGATTTTTCGCAATTCCAAAATTGTCCACGTCAGTCGATATGGAGACGCTGGACAGGAAATTCACGGAAAACCAGCCGGAGCCGTCATGACTGTCAGCTTTGAACTTGATGGTCAGCCGTTCACAGCACTCAACGGTGGTCCGACCTTCAAATTTAACGAGGCGATTTCCTTCCAAATCTTTTGCGATACCCAGGCGGACGTGGACGATTACTGGCAAAAATTGTCTGCCGGTGGGGATGAAACCGCACAGCAATGCGGCTGGCTCAAAGACAAATACGGTGTCTCCTGGCAAATTATTCCTCGCATTCTGATTGAGTTACTCAACCACCCCGACGCGGCAACCTCTCAAAAAGTGACCACTACCATGCTGCAAATGAAGAAGATCGAGATTGATGAACTCAAACGTGTCGCTGCTGATTAG
- a CDS encoding YciI family protein translates to MKYLLLIYMDENAMSDTEREHCYGESAQLAQDLHTQGQFLATAPLHPVATATSVQVRDGKSLVTDGPFAETREQLGGFFLVNAQDLDEAIAIATRIPGAKVGTVEIRPVIEVTGLPAQP, encoded by the coding sequence ATGAAATATTTGCTGCTGATTTATATGGACGAAAACGCCATGAGCGACACCGAGCGGGAGCATTGCTATGGGGAATCTGCCCAACTCGCCCAGGACTTGCATACTCAAGGACAATTTCTGGCGACGGCTCCACTCCATCCTGTTGCAACCGCAACCAGTGTCCAAGTCCGTGATGGCAAATCACTCGTGACCGATGGCCCATTTGCCGAAACCCGCGAACAATTGGGTGGATTCTTCCTCGTTAATGCTCAGGATTTGGATGAAGCCATTGCGATCGCCACCCGCATCCCAGGTGCAAAAGTCGGCACCGTCGAAATCCGTCCTGTGATCGAAGTTACGGGACTACCAGCACAGCCCTGA
- a CDS encoding RNA polymerase sigma factor produces MTSIPKTDVAQAIAALYRTEWGRIVAILIRLVGDFDVAEEAAQAAFIAAVNQWESDGIPDHPRAWIIRTARYKAIDRLRRRTKLTEKLEWYAASGLIPATEEPTYDSDEIGDDRLRLIFTCCHPALATETQVALTLRMLGGLETDEIARAFLIPTATMAQRLVRAKRKIRDAGIPYKVPETTDLAPRIEAVLTVIYLIFNEGYAATKGDAIVRADLCIKAIRLGQLVRQLLAPQPPSEVTALVALMLLHDSRRNARLDEAGDLILLEDQDRSRWNHLQIAEALPLVEEALRGRTGVYALQAAIAALHCQATRAEETDWAQIVRLYEVLERLQPSPIVTLNRAVAIAMADSPQAAFGLIDSLVPELDSYHLFHATRADLFRRVGALEEATQSYTRALELVTNDSERRFLERRLREVQHNIQSG; encoded by the coding sequence ATGACTTCAATCCCAAAAACAGATGTGGCTCAAGCAATTGCTGCCCTTTATCGAACTGAATGGGGGCGCATTGTCGCTATTCTGATTCGGCTGGTCGGAGATTTTGATGTAGCTGAAGAAGCTGCACAGGCAGCATTTATAGCGGCAGTGAATCAGTGGGAAAGCGACGGTATTCCCGATCATCCCCGCGCCTGGATTATCCGAACTGCCCGGTACAAGGCGATCGATCGCCTCCGACGACGCACGAAACTGACCGAAAAACTGGAGTGGTATGCGGCATCTGGCTTAATTCCAGCCACTGAAGAACCAACCTATGACAGTGATGAAATTGGAGACGATCGCCTGCGATTAATCTTTACCTGCTGTCACCCGGCACTGGCAACGGAAACTCAAGTAGCGTTGACCCTCCGAATGTTGGGTGGACTGGAAACCGACGAAATTGCCCGCGCCTTTCTTATACCGACTGCAACAATGGCACAGCGGTTAGTTCGTGCTAAACGCAAAATTCGAGACGCAGGCATTCCTTACAAAGTACCTGAGACGACTGATCTCGCTCCCCGGATAGAGGCAGTCCTGACAGTCATCTATCTCATCTTCAACGAAGGCTATGCCGCAACCAAAGGAGATGCGATCGTGCGGGCTGACCTCTGCATCAAAGCGATTCGCTTGGGGCAACTGGTGCGGCAATTGCTGGCACCCCAACCCCCATCTGAAGTCACAGCACTGGTGGCGCTGATGTTATTGCACGATTCGCGGCGCAATGCGCGTCTAGATGAGGCAGGCGATTTGATTTTGCTAGAAGATCAGGATCGCAGTCGTTGGAACCATCTACAGATTGCTGAGGCGTTACCTCTGGTAGAGGAAGCGTTGCGCGGTAGAACCGGAGTGTATGCCCTGCAAGCGGCGATCGCCGCCCTCCATTGTCAGGCAACCCGCGCCGAAGAAACAGACTGGGCGCAGATCGTGCGGCTCTATGAGGTGTTGGAACGCTTGCAGCCCTCACCCATTGTTACCTTGAACCGAGCAGTGGCGATCGCAATGGCAGACAGTCCTCAAGCCGCATTTGGACTGATTGATAGCCTTGTTCCAGAACTGGACAGCTATCATCTCTTTCATGCCACCCGTGCAGATTTATTCCGGCGTGTTGGAGCATTAGAGGAAGCGACTCAGAGCTATACACGGGCACTAGAATTAGTGACAAATGACAGTGAGCGTCGTTTTCTGGAACGTCGGTTGCGCGAAGTTCAACATAACATTCAGTCCGGCTAA